In the Bacillus shivajii genome, one interval contains:
- the ilvD gene encoding dihydroxy-acid dehydratase — protein sequence MRSHTITKGVDRAPHRSLLHAAGVAPEDMDKPFIGVCNSYVDIIPGHMHLNKFAEVVKEAIREAGGVPFEFNTIGVDDGIAMGHIGMRYSLPSRELIADSAETVINAHWFDGVFYIPNCDKITPGMLMASARTNVPSVFVSGGPMEAGRSSDGKSLSLASVFEGVGGYLSGKMSREELLELETSACPTCGSCSGMFTANSMNTLMEMLGVALPGNGTIVATSDGRHQLIKDAAKHLIRMVEEDVRPRDLMTKEAIDDAFALDMAMGGSTNTVLHTLAIAHEAGIEYSMDEINTIAERVPYLSKISPASDYSMQDVHEAGGVSAIINELCKIEGAIHPERITISGKTIGETVANAEITNGDVIRSQDTAYSPVGGLSALFGNLAPNGSVIKVGAVDPSIRYFEGEAIVFESQDEAQEGINNGTVKEGHVVVIRYEGPKGGPGMPEMLAPTSAIAGRGLSTKVALLTDGRFSGATRGISIGHVSPEAAEGGPVAFVENGDKIQIDLHERTIHLQVSDEELETRKQHWQPPESKVKSGYLVRYAKLVTSANTGGVLKV from the coding sequence ATGAGAAGTCATACGATTACGAAAGGGGTCGATCGCGCACCTCATAGAAGCCTATTACATGCTGCTGGGGTTGCCCCAGAAGATATGGATAAACCGTTTATCGGCGTTTGTAACTCTTATGTCGATATTATTCCGGGGCATATGCACTTAAATAAGTTTGCAGAAGTTGTTAAAGAGGCAATTCGTGAGGCAGGCGGGGTGCCCTTTGAATTTAACACGATTGGTGTAGATGATGGCATTGCGATGGGCCATATCGGAATGAGGTATTCTTTACCAAGTAGAGAACTTATTGCCGACTCAGCAGAGACCGTTATTAATGCGCATTGGTTTGACGGAGTCTTTTATATTCCGAACTGTGACAAAATTACACCAGGCATGCTTATGGCTTCAGCTAGAACGAATGTACCGTCAGTTTTTGTATCTGGTGGCCCAATGGAAGCAGGGCGTTCAAGTGATGGTAAGTCCCTATCACTAGCCTCTGTTTTTGAAGGGGTAGGAGGTTATTTATCAGGAAAAATGTCCAGAGAAGAATTATTAGAATTAGAAACAAGTGCTTGTCCGACATGTGGTTCTTGTTCTGGAATGTTCACCGCAAACTCAATGAATACATTGATGGAAATGCTCGGTGTCGCCCTTCCAGGTAACGGAACAATTGTTGCGACATCTGATGGGCGTCATCAGCTGATTAAGGATGCAGCAAAACATCTTATTCGAATGGTAGAAGAAGATGTTCGACCAAGAGATTTAATGACAAAAGAAGCGATCGATGATGCGTTTGCTCTCGATATGGCAATGGGTGGATCCACAAACACTGTTTTACACACGTTAGCAATTGCCCACGAAGCTGGCATTGAATATAGCATGGATGAAATAAACACGATTGCTGAACGAGTGCCGTATTTAAGTAAAATTAGCCCAGCTTCTGATTATTCAATGCAAGATGTTCATGAAGCTGGAGGGGTAAGCGCCATAATTAATGAACTATGCAAAATTGAAGGGGCAATACACCCAGAGAGAATAACGATATCAGGGAAAACGATTGGTGAAACAGTGGCAAATGCGGAAATTACAAACGGTGATGTCATTCGAAGTCAGGATACAGCGTATAGCCCTGTTGGCGGGTTATCGGCTTTATTCGGAAACTTAGCACCGAACGGATCAGTCATTAAAGTTGGTGCAGTCGATCCTTCGATTCGTTACTTTGAAGGAGAAGCGATCGTTTTTGAGTCACAAGATGAAGCGCAAGAAGGCATTAATAACGGAACGGTAAAAGAAGGTCACGTCGTTGTTATTCGTTATGAAGGGCCAAAAGGTGGCCCTGGTATGCCAGAGATGCTTGCTCCGACCTCTGCGATTGCAGGAAGAGGGTTATCAACAAAAGTGGCATTACTTACAGATGGACGCTTTTCAGGTGCGACTCGTGGTATATCGATTGGTCACGTTTCACCAGAGGCTGCGGAGGGTGGTCCGGTCGCTTTTGTCGAAAACGGAGATAAAATTCAAATTGATTTACATGAACGTACGATTCATTTACAAGTTTCAGATGAAGAGCTAGAGACAAGAAAACAACATTGGCAGCCACCAGAATCGAAAGTGAAATCAGGATACTTAGTCCGCTACGCAAAGCTTGTTACTTCTGCCAATACCGGTGGTGTCCTAAAAGTCTAA
- the ilvE gene encoding branched-chain-amino-acid transaminase, which produces MSRWVFIDGEFVEKEHAKISVYDHGLLYGDGIFEGIRMYGGNVFRLREHLERLFDSAKSILLEVPYTIEELEQIVVETMRINEFKDQAYIRIVVSRGVGDLGLDPAKCHHPQLIIIAEQLALFSNDLYDKGIEMVTVPTRRSRPDILSPKVKSLNYLNNILLKVEATKAGADEALTLNTEGYVAEGSGQNIFLLKNRVLYTPPSYVGALEGITRNAIIELARERGYTVKEEPFTRHDVFVADEVFLTGTAAEVVPVVKVDSRDIADGTPGKHTHTLLNAFRELVVRDGVPVYTNAENHAG; this is translated from the coding sequence ATGAGCCGATGGGTTTTTATTGATGGTGAATTTGTAGAAAAGGAACATGCGAAAATTTCTGTGTATGACCATGGGTTACTTTATGGTGATGGGATTTTCGAAGGTATTCGAATGTATGGAGGGAATGTGTTCCGTTTACGTGAGCATTTAGAAAGGTTGTTTGATTCGGCTAAGTCCATTCTTCTAGAGGTTCCTTACACGATTGAGGAACTTGAACAAATTGTTGTTGAAACAATGCGAATCAATGAATTTAAAGATCAAGCGTATATTCGTATTGTTGTTTCAAGAGGTGTCGGGGATTTAGGGTTAGATCCAGCCAAATGCCATCATCCTCAACTTATTATCATTGCAGAGCAACTAGCTTTATTTTCAAATGATTTGTACGACAAAGGGATTGAGATGGTCACCGTACCGACAAGAAGGTCGAGACCCGATATATTGAGCCCAAAAGTAAAATCGCTCAATTATCTAAACAATATTTTGTTAAAAGTTGAAGCGACAAAAGCAGGAGCAGATGAAGCGTTAACATTAAATACAGAAGGTTATGTAGCGGAAGGCTCGGGGCAAAACATTTTTCTTTTAAAAAATCGAGTGTTATATACGCCGCCAAGCTATGTAGGAGCGCTTGAAGGGATTACACGTAATGCGATTATTGAACTTGCGAGAGAACGTGGATATACCGTTAAAGAAGAACCTTTTACAAGGCATGATGTGTTCGTTGCAGATGAAGTTTTCTTAACTGGAACAGCAGCTGAAGTTGTACCGGTCGTAAAGGTTGATAGTCGGGACATTGCAGACGGTACTCCAGGAAAACATACCCACACATTATTAAATGCCTTTCGAGAATTAGTTGTAAGAGATGGTGTTCCTGTCTATACAAATGCAGAAAACCATGCTGGATAA
- a CDS encoding tripartite tricarboxylate transporter substrate binding protein: MKMKLKLFTIISTLSVFGMLLSGCNDSTEAVSDFPSREIEMIIPWSPGGGSDIEGRLVTEHTQKKIDTDIVVINLPGVGGTVGLEDLEEMDANGYNLGQVHEGLIVAHHSGITPINYDDFEPIASMSSSDQILAISSDLNIDSLEEFVEYGQSEGVRFGGTVSGIPRVWIEQIGQTLDINYNLVGYEGLAEAIQALAGGHIDAAIVDYSSASDFVKSGDMKFIAVGTEDRVESLPDVPTFVESGYDLLMGINRGYVAPKGTPQEIIDQLGEALEETANDPEYIEAVRNVGAEVNFMGPNEYKEHLETQDSIIREIIEEIGDDMS, from the coding sequence ATGAAGATGAAATTAAAATTGTTTACGATCATCTCAACCCTCTCCGTATTCGGCATGTTACTAAGTGGCTGTAATGATTCAACAGAGGCTGTGAGCGATTTTCCTTCACGTGAAATTGAGATGATTATTCCGTGGTCACCGGGTGGAGGAAGTGACATTGAAGGAAGGCTTGTCACTGAGCATACACAGAAAAAGATCGATACGGATATTGTTGTTATTAACCTCCCTGGCGTTGGAGGGACGGTAGGATTAGAGGACCTTGAAGAGATGGACGCCAATGGGTATAACCTTGGTCAAGTTCATGAAGGGTTGATTGTCGCTCACCATTCAGGTATTACTCCAATTAATTATGATGACTTTGAACCAATAGCATCTATGTCATCATCTGATCAAATTTTAGCTATTTCTAGTGATTTAAACATTGATAGTTTAGAAGAGTTTGTTGAATATGGACAAAGTGAAGGAGTACGATTCGGAGGAACTGTATCTGGGATCCCTCGTGTTTGGATCGAACAAATAGGACAAACATTAGATATTAATTATAACCTTGTCGGTTACGAAGGATTAGCGGAAGCAATTCAAGCATTAGCTGGGGGACACATAGATGCTGCGATCGTTGATTACTCTTCTGCTAGTGACTTCGTTAAATCTGGTGATATGAAATTTATAGCAGTTGGTACTGAAGATAGAGTTGAATCACTACCAGATGTCCCAACTTTTGTTGAGAGTGGCTATGATCTTTTAATGGGTATAAACAGAGGCTATGTTGCACCGAAAGGTACGCCGCAAGAGATCATTGATCAATTAGGTGAAGCATTAGAAGAGACAGCTAATGACCCTGAATATATTGAAGCTGTTAGAAATGTCGGGGCTGAAGTGAATTTCATGGGACCTAATGAGTATAAAGAACATTTAGAAACACAAGACTCCATTATTCGAGAGATTATTGAAGAAATTGGCGATGACATGTCGTAA
- a CDS encoding tripartite tricarboxylate transporter TctB family protein, whose product MGELLTGLFLFILSIIIYFQSGDFPSLNETHLNAGSFPKLIAMLLALLSLLLMIKKAKELIKKKAELSEMNVKDYLKELLIEYKLVFFTLIVLFLYISIMPFIGFIISTIIFIIVTGLVISSKKKKDSIILSVTAVVITLSAYFFFQNVLHVRFPSGLLF is encoded by the coding sequence ATGGGAGAACTACTAACTGGACTATTTCTATTCATCTTAAGTATCATTATTTATTTTCAATCTGGTGATTTTCCATCACTTAATGAAACACATTTGAATGCTGGCTCATTCCCTAAGTTAATTGCTATGTTACTTGCACTATTATCACTTTTATTAATGATCAAAAAAGCAAAAGAGCTTATAAAAAAGAAAGCAGAACTTTCCGAGATGAACGTAAAAGACTATTTAAAAGAGCTGTTAATTGAATATAAACTCGTATTTTTTACATTAATTGTCTTGTTCTTATACATTTCTATTATGCCATTTATCGGTTTTATTATCTCTACGATTATATTCATTATTGTCACTGGGCTAGTTATTAGTTCGAAGAAAAAGAAAGATTCAATCATCTTATCGGTTACAGCTGTAGTCATTACGCTTAGTGCCTATTTCTTTTTTCAAAATGTATTACATGTCAGATTCCCATCAGGTTTACTCTTCTAA
- a CDS encoding tripartite tricarboxylate transporter permease — MLDLLLLGISEIFQIRILVIIFLGVVVGILAGLIPGFTVAMAIVLTLPLTFGMDPVAGVAAMIGVFVGGMSGGLISAALLGIPGTPSSIATTFDAYPMAKKGEPGKALSIGIWASFLSSIISLFLLVSIAPQIARFALLFGPWEMFTLIILSLTIIASVTGDSLVKGLIAGLFGLLIATVGADPIAGIARYTFDLRALRAGLPFLVVLIGMFAISRLLVSLERKEMLKDQQERQDEKLKSMKFAMQPLQTLKIVLSKPANLIGSSAIGSIIGAIPGAGGSIANIVAYDQAKKWSKKPKEFGTGCEDGVVASEAGNNSTVGGDLIPTVALGIPGSAVTAVLLSALMVHGITPGPLLVVEEPNVVGGIFFAFFVASFWMLITQFLGMRYFMKVTQVPTHILVPVILVLCVIGTFVLNNRHTDLYILLVMGIIGYLFTKYKFALAPAIIGVILGPIAEVNLRRSFMADPDWTLFFTRPISLTFLILTVLSISFTIWQTKRSNSKSQIST, encoded by the coding sequence TTGCTAGATCTTTTACTATTAGGGATATCTGAAATTTTTCAGATTCGTATATTGGTCATCATCTTTTTAGGGGTTGTTGTCGGTATATTAGCGGGGTTAATTCCTGGTTTTACTGTTGCTATGGCGATTGTTCTTACATTACCTCTTACATTCGGAATGGACCCTGTTGCTGGAGTAGCTGCGATGATCGGTGTTTTTGTTGGGGGAATGTCTGGTGGTCTTATTAGTGCAGCCTTACTAGGTATTCCAGGCACACCTTCTTCCATTGCTACAACATTTGATGCGTATCCAATGGCGAAGAAAGGAGAGCCAGGAAAGGCGTTATCGATCGGAATTTGGGCTTCATTTTTAAGTTCGATTATTAGTTTATTCTTACTCGTTTCGATTGCACCACAAATTGCAAGGTTCGCTTTATTATTTGGTCCGTGGGAAATGTTTACATTAATTATTTTATCATTAACGATTATTGCAAGTGTCACAGGTGACTCGCTTGTTAAAGGATTAATTGCTGGCTTATTTGGACTACTAATTGCTACTGTTGGTGCGGATCCAATTGCTGGTATTGCACGCTACACATTTGATTTACGAGCGCTCAGGGCTGGACTTCCGTTTCTCGTTGTACTAATTGGGATGTTTGCGATCTCCAGGTTACTCGTTTCGTTGGAACGTAAAGAGATGTTAAAAGATCAACAAGAACGTCAAGATGAGAAATTAAAGTCGATGAAGTTTGCGATGCAACCTTTACAAACATTAAAAATCGTCTTATCAAAGCCTGCTAACTTAATTGGATCCTCTGCAATTGGTTCGATCATTGGTGCCATTCCTGGTGCAGGTGGAAGTATTGCGAATATCGTAGCATACGACCAAGCAAAGAAATGGTCAAAAAAACCGAAAGAGTTTGGGACTGGCTGTGAAGATGGTGTTGTTGCTTCAGAAGCAGGTAACAACTCAACCGTCGGTGGGGATCTCATTCCAACGGTCGCGTTAGGAATACCAGGTTCTGCTGTTACCGCAGTGTTATTATCTGCTTTAATGGTACACGGAATTACACCTGGACCTTTACTCGTTGTTGAAGAACCAAATGTGGTCGGTGGAATCTTTTTTGCCTTTTTCGTTGCTTCGTTTTGGATGTTAATTACACAGTTTTTAGGAATGCGCTATTTCATGAAAGTAACACAAGTTCCAACGCATATTTTAGTCCCAGTCATTTTAGTGTTATGTGTGATTGGTACGTTCGTCCTTAATAACCGTCATACAGACTTATATATACTCCTAGTAATGGGGATCATCGGTTATTTATTTACAAAGTATAAGTTCGCTTTAGCCCCAGCAATTATTGGTGTCATTCTTGGTCCTATTGCAGAGGTGAATTTACGTAGGTCATTTATGGCTGACCCTGATTGGACGCTATTTTTTACTCGACCGATCTCCTTAACCTTTTTAATCTTAACCGTTTTATCCATTTCGTTTACGATTTGGCAGACGAAACGATCGAATTCAAAATCGCAAATAAGTACGTAA
- a CDS encoding BCCT family transporter codes for MAISGGLLLAFVLASVINASFVGDLVNKSFQFSTTYFGALWQVLMLLTFIIAIIIAFSKYGNVKLGKLEKPEFSTFKWISIIMCTLLAGGGVFWAAAEPMYHFLSTPPMYGDVTAGTEAAIVPALTQSFLDWGFLAWAILGTLSAIVMMYGHFHKGMPLKPRTLLYPIFGEKIMKKSIFGTCVDAFSIIAVAAGTIGPIGFLGLQAAYGMDALFGIPNTFMTQLLIILGLITIASISAVTGVHRGIQILSRFNIIFTFILVVLVLLLGPGAFIFDSFIGSFGVYMRDFFVNSLYRGDGEWLSFWTIFFWGWFIGYGPMMAIFISRISRGRTIRELVTAVAIIAPIVTNFWFSVVGGSGIFYELQNAGSVSGPLDEGGMPAAMIAIVEQIPFGTALAAAFLLVTIVFVATTSDSMSYTISMAVTGGGNPSSALRVFWAVIMGAVASVLLYIGEGSIGALQSFIVFTAVPVSLILLPMLWLAPKVAGNMAREQGLLVSQKAKKDAA; via the coding sequence ATGGCCATAAGCGGGGGACTACTTCTAGCTTTTGTCCTAGCATCTGTTATCAACGCAAGCTTTGTTGGTGACTTAGTAAATAAATCATTTCAGTTTTCAACCACCTATTTCGGTGCACTTTGGCAAGTGTTAATGTTACTTACTTTTATCATTGCAATCATCATCGCTTTTTCAAAATATGGAAACGTGAAACTTGGAAAACTTGAAAAACCTGAGTTTAGTACATTTAAATGGATTTCAATTATTATGTGTACGTTGTTAGCAGGTGGTGGAGTTTTTTGGGCTGCCGCAGAACCGATGTACCACTTTTTATCAACCCCACCAATGTATGGAGATGTAACGGCAGGTACGGAAGCAGCAATTGTTCCTGCATTAACACAATCGTTTTTAGATTGGGGATTTCTAGCTTGGGCAATTTTAGGAACGTTAAGTGCCATAGTTATGATGTACGGACACTTTCATAAAGGTATGCCGCTTAAGCCACGTACACTGTTGTATCCGATTTTTGGCGAGAAGATTATGAAGAAAAGCATTTTTGGTACATGTGTCGATGCCTTTTCAATCATTGCTGTAGCGGCTGGGACAATTGGACCGATTGGTTTTCTAGGACTTCAAGCTGCATATGGTATGGATGCTTTGTTTGGCATTCCTAATACATTTATGACACAGTTATTGATTATTTTAGGACTTATTACGATTGCTTCTATTTCTGCAGTAACTGGTGTTCACCGCGGCATTCAAATTTTAAGTCGTTTCAATATTATTTTTACATTTATTCTAGTTGTTCTCGTTCTTTTACTAGGACCTGGAGCTTTTATTTTTGATTCATTTATTGGGTCTTTTGGTGTTTACATGAGAGATTTCTTTGTAAACAGCTTGTACCGTGGTGATGGAGAATGGTTGTCATTTTGGACAATTTTCTTCTGGGGCTGGTTTATCGGGTATGGTCCGATGATGGCGATCTTTATTAGTCGAATTTCCAGAGGAAGAACGATCCGTGAGCTTGTTACAGCTGTGGCTATTATTGCACCTATTGTGACTAACTTTTGGTTCTCAGTTGTTGGTGGCTCCGGAATATTTTACGAATTACAAAATGCTGGATCTGTATCAGGTCCATTGGATGAAGGTGGAATGCCAGCAGCAATGATAGCGATTGTTGAGCAAATTCCATTTGGTACAGCACTTGCAGCTGCATTCCTTCTTGTAACGATCGTCTTTGTAGCAACAACAAGTGATTCGATGTCTTATACAATTTCTATGGCGGTTACAGGTGGAGGAAATCCATCAAGTGCACTACGTGTATTTTGGGCTGTTATAATGGGAGCAGTCGCATCAGTCCTTCTCTATATTGGAGAAGGGAGCATTGGTGCTCTGCAATCATTTATTGTATTTACAGCAGTTCCAGTTTCACTCATACTACTCCCGATGCTTTGGCTCGCACCAAAGGTAGCAGGGAATATGGCAAGAGAGCAAGGTTTGCTAGTTTCTCAAAAAGCGAAAAAAGACGCAGCTTAA
- a CDS encoding malate:quinone oxidoreductase, whose product MSNKQTKSDVILVGAGIMSATLGALLKELVPDWNIKVFEKLSIAGEESSNEWNNAGTGHAALCELNYTPENADGSVDISKAININEQFQVSMQFWSYLVNSRLIHNPQEFIKPLPHMSLVQGKQNVDFLWNRFEALSNNPLFRGMEFSDDPEKLMEWIPLIMQQRGLNEPIAATKIDSGTDVNFGALTRKMFNHLEMNNVDINYKHSVNDLKRTRDGLWELKVQNLNNGTVEHHTAKFVFIGSGGGSLHLLQKSDIPEGKNIGGFPVSGIFMACNNPDVVAQHHAKVYGKAKVGAPPMSVPHLDTRFIDNEKALLFGPFAGFSPKFLKYGSMFDLLTSVKPDNFLTMMAAGAKNVPLTKYLIQQVMLSKEKRMEELREFIPNAKSEDWDLIVAGQRVQVIKDTEAGGKGTLQFGTEVVSAADGSIAALLGASPGASTAVHVMLEVIEKCFPEYLKEWEPKIKEMIPSYGASLLEEPELLDEVHATTAEALGLADNKQVKEKGKIRVLMEA is encoded by the coding sequence ATGAGCAACAAACAAACGAAATCAGATGTTATCTTAGTTGGTGCGGGAATTATGAGTGCGACGTTGGGGGCACTTCTGAAAGAATTAGTACCAGACTGGAATATTAAAGTATTTGAGAAGCTTTCAATCGCAGGAGAGGAAAGCTCTAACGAATGGAATAATGCAGGAACAGGCCATGCCGCATTGTGTGAGCTAAACTACACACCTGAAAACGCGGATGGATCTGTAGATATTAGTAAAGCTATAAACATTAATGAACAGTTTCAAGTTTCAATGCAGTTTTGGTCTTACCTTGTAAACAGTAGGCTGATACATAACCCACAAGAATTTATCAAGCCATTACCTCATATGAGTCTAGTACAAGGGAAACAAAATGTAGATTTTTTATGGAATCGATTTGAAGCGCTTTCAAATAATCCACTATTCCGAGGAATGGAATTTTCTGATGACCCAGAAAAGCTGATGGAATGGATTCCGCTTATTATGCAACAACGTGGGTTGAATGAACCAATAGCTGCAACCAAAATTGACTCAGGAACCGATGTCAACTTTGGAGCCTTAACGCGTAAGATGTTTAATCACTTAGAAATGAATAATGTCGACATAAACTATAAGCACAGTGTTAACGATCTTAAACGTACGAGGGACGGCTTGTGGGAATTGAAAGTACAAAATCTAAATAATGGTACTGTTGAACACCATACGGCAAAATTTGTCTTTATTGGAAGTGGAGGAGGAAGCCTACATTTACTGCAAAAATCCGATATTCCTGAAGGGAAAAATATCGGCGGATTCCCAGTAAGCGGAATATTTATGGCATGTAATAATCCAGATGTTGTCGCTCAGCATCATGCAAAAGTGTACGGAAAAGCTAAGGTTGGTGCTCCGCCAATGTCGGTTCCGCATCTTGATACAAGATTTATCGATAATGAAAAAGCGTTGTTATTTGGACCATTTGCTGGATTTTCACCGAAGTTTTTAAAATACGGTTCAATGTTCGATTTGTTGACTTCTGTAAAACCAGATAACTTTTTAACGATGATGGCAGCAGGTGCAAAAAACGTTCCATTGACAAAGTATTTGATTCAGCAAGTGATGTTATCAAAAGAAAAGCGCATGGAAGAGTTACGTGAGTTTATCCCAAACGCTAAAAGTGAGGATTGGGATTTAATCGTAGCAGGTCAACGTGTGCAAGTGATTAAAGATACTGAAGCTGGTGGAAAAGGAACGTTGCAATTTGGTACTGAAGTTGTTAGTGCCGCTGATGGTTCCATCGCAGCATTGCTAGGAGCATCCCCTGGTGCTTCAACTGCTGTTCACGTCATGCTTGAAGTGATAGAAAAATGCTTCCCAGAGTATTTGAAGGAATGGGAGCCAAAAATAAAAGAAATGATTCCTTCTTATGGCGCTTCATTACTGGAAGAACCAGAGCTTTTGGATGAAGTTCATGCAACAACAGCAGAGGCGCTCGGTTTAGCAGATAATAAACAAGTAAAAGAAAAAGGGAAAATTCGTGTGTTAATGGAAGCATAA
- the rluF gene encoding 23S rRNA pseudouridine(2604) synthase RluF produces the protein MRINKYISEAGKASRRGADKLITEGKVKINGKRAQIGDQVEPGDDVLVNGAPIRVARNNVYIALNKPVGITSTTEKKVKGNIVDLVNHPLRIFNIGRLDKDSEGLILLTNDGDIVNEILRSENKHEKEYIVSVDKPITPEFLKRMSEGVKILGTKTLPCEVNQLSKFEFQIILTQGLNRQIRRMCEELGYEVYRLQRTRIMNIHLGNLPPGQWRDLSKKERTQLFRELNYEPKEW, from the coding sequence ATGCGCATTAATAAGTATATTAGTGAAGCTGGAAAAGCATCTAGGCGAGGTGCGGACAAATTAATTACTGAAGGAAAAGTCAAAATCAATGGAAAACGTGCACAAATAGGTGATCAAGTCGAGCCTGGGGATGATGTCCTAGTAAATGGAGCACCGATTCGGGTGGCTAGAAATAATGTCTATATTGCCTTAAATAAACCTGTAGGTATTACAAGTACAACAGAAAAGAAAGTGAAGGGTAATATTGTTGATTTAGTCAATCATCCATTAAGAATTTTTAATATAGGACGACTAGATAAAGATTCAGAAGGCTTAATACTCCTTACGAACGATGGCGACATTGTTAACGAAATTTTACGGTCGGAAAATAAGCATGAAAAGGAATATATCGTTTCAGTAGACAAGCCAATTACCCCCGAATTTTTGAAGAGAATGTCTGAAGGGGTAAAAATATTAGGTACAAAAACCCTTCCTTGCGAAGTGAATCAATTATCAAAATTCGAATTCCAAATCATTTTAACGCAGGGGTTAAATCGTCAAATTCGACGCATGTGCGAAGAGTTAGGCTACGAAGTCTATAGACTGCAAAGAACTCGGATCATGAATATCCATTTAGGGAATCTTCCCCCTGGACAATGGAGAGATTTATCAAAGAAAGAGCGCACACAATTATTTAGAGAGCTAAACTATGAACCAAAGGAATGGTAA